A genomic stretch from Aedes albopictus strain Foshan chromosome 2, AalbF5, whole genome shotgun sequence includes:
- the LOC134288792 gene encoding uncharacterized protein LOC134288792: protein MSSQGSDNVLSYDNGAVEDSSSRRSESPDVIYISRPKVTKRDLRNELKSQKARIASLLDEIKTLQAVDSTENRGQAKLLSSVHQLSVSSLNIPECKPATEGDGIQRHSFEMWRDLLVDSMKLLGINDESTMFTIFKVKAGQQLLDIFKNTKSDQDAPDAEEFPFSNALHRLKSYFGSGSDVLLQRRKLAVMDQKPNESDLSYISRVGATARLCDFEPGKEFEQIVSTIAEHALSKEVRAIALKMLSRNASFTDLVDKIRELEAIRLNEEFFMKKQRKPEPATLAPVRVDFPRNSGFHHSSLIRSRMRTNQSGGRRETGRSFVPTRDRYFATSRDRNFGTSRDRSFSTPSDRNLSATRDRQSRTDRCWRCNSVYHLPVDCDAADKVCRNCGQMGHIARACSQRFPASSSSRKRYSDTDTTESESNPKRLAAIEAPKLESDGKEEVLPSDLFELVAALSFGDEGIITVKVAGMPCELLIDSGAQVNTLSEENFMKLKADSHYREEIYNFHAQSDRTLIPYASSDEIKVLGTFEAPLYISDDRPVLIEKFYVVNERYSLLGRSTATRYCVLLLGLKVPTCFSPSGATFNNSRNLINAIGTEGVFPKFNIPPVIIHYDKTAPPCRSIFTNVPISLKPIVHQRLLELVRSDIIEPVNEEMDTSFCSSMLVVPKGKDNIRLVIDLRGPNRYIFRTPFVMPTLESILAELDGARWFSTIDLSNAFFHIELAEESRHLTNFFY from the exons ATGTCGAGCCAAGGATCCGACAACGTGTTAAGTTACGACAATGGCGCAGTGGAGGATAGCAGCTCTCGGCGAAG CGAGTCACCGGATGTTATCTATATTTCAAGGCCGAAAGTTACCAAGCGTGATCTGAGAAATGAACTCAAGTCCCAGAAAGCTCGCATTGCCTCGCTGCTGGACGAAATCAAAACCTT GCAAGCAGTTGATTCAACTGAGAACAGGGGACAGGCCAAACTACTGTCAAGTGTACATCAGCTATCGGTTTCATCGTTGAATATACCGGAGTGTAAGCCGGCTACTGAAGGTGATGGTATACAGCGGCATTCCTTTGAAATGTGGCGCGATCTTCTCGTCGATTCGATGAAGTTACTTGGCATCAACGATGAGTCCACTATGTTCACTATTTTCAAAGTGAAAGCGGGACAGCAGCTActcgatattttcaaaaacacaaAATCGGACCAAGACGCACCAGATGCAGAGGAGTTCCCGTTTTCCAACGCTTTGCATAGGCTCAAATCGTACTTTGGGTCCGGCTCGGACGTCTTGCTTCAAAGACGGAAGCTTGCGGTGATGGATCAAAAACCAAACGAGTCTGATCTGTCCTACATCAGCCGAGTAGGTGCGACAGCCCGGCTATGTGATTTTGAACCAGGAAAAGAATTCGAGCAGATCGTCAGCACAATCGCTGAGCATGCTTTGAGTAAAGAAGTTCGCGCAATAGCCCTGAAGATGCTTAGTCGAAATGCATCGTTCACAGACCTGGTGGACAAAATCCGCGAGTTGGAAGCAATTCGTCTGAATGAGGAGTTTTTTATGAAGAAGCAGAGAAAACCAGAACCGGCTACGCTTGCACCAGTTCGCGTCGATTTTCCCCGAAACTCAGGATTTCATCACAGCAGTTTGATTCGATCGAGGATGCGCACGAATCAAAGCGGTGGTCGTCGTGAAACCGGAAGAAGCTTTGTCCCAACGCGTGACAGGTACTTCGCCACATCTCGAGACAGGAATTTCGGTACATCTCGCGACAGAAGCTTTTCTACACCTAGCGATAGAAACCTGAGTGCAACCCGTGACAGACAATCCCGAACAGATAGATGCTGGCGATGCAACAGCGTGTACCATTTGCCCGTGGACTGCGATGCTGCGGATAAAGTTTGCCGAAACTGTGGTCAGATGGGACACATTGCAAGAGCTTGCAGCCAGCGGTTCCCTGCAAGTTCGTCGTCGCGAAAGAGATATTCCGACACAGATACCACAGAATCAGAATCCAACCCGAAGAGACTGGCAGCTATTGAAGCACCAAAATTGGAGTCCGACGGAAAGGAAGAA GTATTACCTTCCGATCTCTTTGAATTGGTCGCAGCGCTCTCCTTCGGGGACGAAGGAATAATCACGGTAAAGGTAGCTGGGATGCCATGCGAACTCCTTATCGACTCCGGGGCACAAGTTAACACATTGTCTGAGGAGAACTTTATGAAATTGAAAGCGGATTCTCATTACCGGGAAGAAATTTACAACTTCCATGCGCAATCCGATCGTACACTGATACCGTATGCATCTTCCGATGAGATCAAGGTGTTAGGCACGTTTGAAGCTCCCTTGTATATTTCTGATGATAGACCGGTACTAATCGAAAAGTTCTATGTGGTCAACGAACGTTATTCCTTGCTTGGTCGATCAACAGCTACCCGATATTGTGTGCTACTCTTGGGTCTTAAGGTTCCGACGTGCTTCTCTCCTTCCGGTGCAACATTCAACAATTCGAGAAATCTGATCAACGCTATCGGCACTGAGGGTGTATTTCCCAAGTTCAATATTCCACCCGTAATAATACATTACGACAAGACAGCCCCACCCTGCAGGAGCATTTTTACGAACGTTCCGATATCACTGAAACCAATTGTGCATCAACGATTATTGGAATTAGTAAGATCTGATATTATTGAACCAGTAAACGAAGAAATGGATACCTCATTCTGTTCCTCGATGTTGGTGGTGCCAAAGGGCAAAGACAATATACGATTAGTGATCGATTTAAGAGGACCTAATCGTTATATATTTAGAACACCATTTGTCATGCCTACACTTGAAAGTATTCTGGCAGAACTAGACGGCGCTCGATGGTTCTCGACAATAGACCTTTCAAATGCGTTCTTTCACATCGAGCTCGCAGAGGAGTCACGGCATCTCACAAATTTTTTTTACTGA